Proteins from one Oncorhynchus gorbuscha isolate QuinsamMale2020 ecotype Even-year unplaced genomic scaffold, OgorEven_v1.0 Un_scaffold_2255, whole genome shotgun sequence genomic window:
- the LOC124025455 gene encoding NACHT, LRR and PYD domains-containing protein 7-like isoform X4, with the protein MTFVKTELKMFKRILSPELPEGFESQKQDKEVVDAEDEKQESSAREGALKITLHILRKMNQKELADTLEKNSDELAEICQRELKSNLKKKFQCVFEGIAKQGNPTLLNKIYTELYITEGGTGEVNNEHELRQIETTTRKQARPETAIKCNNIFKPLTGQDKLIRTVLTKGVAGIGKTVSVQKFILDWAEGKANQDVQFVFSFPFRELNLMKREKHTLIELLNHFSMETKQSRISNYDKYNVLFIFDGLDECRLPLDFQRNKICCDVTESTSVDVLMTNLINGNLLPSALLWITTRPAAANKIPSGCVDQVTEVRGFNDPQKEEYFRRRFSDDEDLASRIISHIKTSRSLHIMCHIPVFCWISAIVIEHMLKHKREEMPKTLTEMYTHLVVFHTKWKNEKYHWNQESILSLGKLAFQQLVKGNLIFYEEDLKEAGIDVNEASVYSGLCTQLFKEECGLYQDKVYCFVHLSIQEFLAAVYVFLSFINNNENLMAKPQSMFSYFFALFRYESDVTLYKSVVDKALQSETGNLDLFLRFLLGLSLESNQKHLGGLLTKTRSSSQSHEETVKYIKERIRENPSPERCINLFHCLNELNDHSLVEEIQRYLRSGSVSSDELSPSQWSALVFVLLTSEKELDVFDLKKYSRSEEGLLRLLPVVKVSRVALLSGCGVTEKSCASLASEVLKSNSSYLRELDLSNNDLKDSGVKLLSAGLGNPYCKLETLRLSGCLVTEEGCASLVSALKSKPSNLRELDLSNNDLKDSGVKLLSAGLGNPHCKLETLRLSGCLVTEEGCASLVSAPKSNPSHMRELDLSNNDLKDSGVKLLSAGLGNPHCKLETLRLSGCLVTEEGCASLVSALKSNPSHLRELDLSYNHPGDSGVRLLSAGLEDSHCRLENLKTVCSSAYRYSVEHGGENRMKPGLRKYACDLTLDPNTVNRHLSLSEENRKVTCTREEQSYPDHPERFEDDEQVLCREGLTGRCYWEVERSGRWADIGVTYKGISRRGRVNDCGIGQNDKSWSLFCSDNSYTARHNNNLTTKYVPSSRSHRVGVYLDWPAGTLSFYRVSSDTLTHRYTFHTTFTEPVYPGFSVCDDSSVSLCQVVPVSNTT; encoded by the exons ATGACATTTGTGAAGACTGAGCTGAAGATGTTTAAGAGGATTCTCAGTCCAGAACTCCCAGAAGGCTTTGAGAGTCAGAAGCAGGATAAGGAAGTGGTGGATGCTGAAGATGAGAAGCAGGAGAGCAGTGCCAGAGAGGGAGCTCTGAAGATCACACTGCACATCCTGAGGAAAATGAACCAGAAGGAGCTTGCTGACACACTGGAGAAAA ATTCAGACGAGCTTGCTGAGATTTGCCAACGTGAACTCAAATCTAATCTAAAGAAGAAGTTTCAATGTGTATTTGAGGGGATCGCTAAACAAGGAAACCCAACACTTCTCAATAAGATCTACACAGAGCTCTACATCACAGAGGGTGGAACAGGAGAGGTCAATAATGAACATGAGCTGAGACAGATTGAGACAACAACCAGGAAACAAGCAAGACCAGAGACTGCAATCAAATGTAACAACATCTTCAAACCCTTAACTGGACAAGACAAACTTATCAGAACTGTGCTGACAAAGGGAGTCGCTGGCATTGGAAAAACAGTCTCTGTGCAGAAGTTCATTCTGGACTGGGCTGAAGGAAAAGCAAATCAGGATGTCCAATTTGTATTTTCATTCCCTTTTCGGGAGCTGAATTTGATGAAAAGGGAAAAACACACTTTGATTGAACTTCTCAATCACTTCTCAATGGAAACCAAACAATCAAGAATCTCCAACTACGACAAGTACAACGTTCTGTTCATCTTTGATGGTCTGGATGAGTGCCGACTGCCCCTAGACTTCCAGAGAAACAAGATCTGTTGTGACGTCACAGAGTCAACCTCAGTGGATGTTCTGATGACAAATCTCATCAATGGAAAtctgcttccctctgctctcctctggatAACTACCAGACCTGCAGCAGCCAATAAGATCCCTTCAGGGTGTGTAGACCAGGTGACAGAGGTACGAGGGTTCAATGACCCACAGAAGGAGGAGTACTTCAGGAGAAGATTCAGTGATGATGAGGACCTGGCCAGCAGAATCATCTCACACATAAAGACATCAAGGAGCCTCCACATCATGTGCCACATTCCAGTCTTCTGTTGGATTTCTGCAATAGTCATTGAACACATGCTGAAACATAAGAGAGAGGAGATGCCCAAGACTCTGACTGAGATGTACACACACCTTGTGGTGTTTCATACCAAATGGAAGAATGAAAAGTATCACTGGAATCAAGAGAGCATTCTGTCACTGGGAAAACTGGCTTTTCAACAGCTTGTGAAGGGCAATCTGATTTTCTATGAAGAAGACCTGAAAGAGGCTGGCATTGATGTCAATGAAGCCTCAGTGTACTCAGGATTGTGCACACAGCTCTTTAAAGAGGAATGTGGGCTGTACCAGGACAAGGTGTACTGCTTCGTGCATCTGAGCATTCAGGAGTTTCTGGCTGCTGTATATGTATTCCTCTCATTCATCAACAACAACGAGAATCTAATGGCCAAACCGCAATCAATGTTCAGCTACTTTTTTGCTCTGTTCAGATACGAGTCTGACGTTACTCTCTACAAGAGTGTTGTGGATAAAGCCTTACAAAGTGAGACGGGAAACCTGGACCTTTTCCTCCGCTTCCTTCTGGGCCTCTCACTGGAGTCCAATCAGAAGCACTTAGGAGGTCTACTGACAAAGACAAGAAGCAGCTCACAGAGCCATGAAGAAACAGTCAAGTACATCAAGGAGAGGATCAGGGAGAATCCCTCTCCAGAGAGGTGCAtcaatctgttccactgtctgAATGAACTGAATGACCATTCTCTAGTGGAGGAGATCCAACGCTACCTGAGATCAGGAAGTGTCTCCAGTGATGAACTCTCACCTTCACAGTGGTCAGCTCTGGTCTTTGTGTTGCTGACTTCAGAAAAAGAGCTGGATGTGTTTGACctgaagaaatactccagatcAGAGGAAGGTCTGCTGAGGCTGCTGCCAGTGGTCAAAGTCTCCAGAGTTGCTCT gctgtcaggctgtggaGTCACAGAGAAAAGTTGTGCTTCTCTGGCTTCTGAAGTTCTGAAGTCAAACTCCTCAtacctgagagagctggatctgAGTAACAATGACCTGAAGGATTCAGGAGTGAAACTTCTCTCTGCTGGACTTGGGAATCCCTACTGTAAACTGGAGACCCTGAG gctgtcaggctgtctagtcacagaggaaggttgtgcttctctggtctcagctctgaaGTCAAAGCCCTCAaacctgagagagctggatctgagtaacaatgacctgaaggattcaggagtgaagcttctctctgctggactggggaATCCCCACTGTAAACTGGAGACCCTGAG gctgtcaggctgtctagtcacagaggaaggctgtgcttctcttGTCTCAGCTCCGAAGTCAAACCCGTCACACATGAGAGAGCTGGATCTGAGTAACAATGACCTGAAGGATTCAGGAGTGAAACTTctctctgctggactggggaATCCCCACTGTAAACTGGAGACCCTGAG GCTGTCAGGATGTCTAGTCACAGAAGAAGGCTGTGCTTCTCTTGTCTCAGCTCTGAAGTCcaacccctcacacctgagagagctggacctgagttacaatcacccaggagactcaggagtcagactgctctctgctggactggaggATTCACACTGCAGACTGGAGAATCTCAA GACTGTCTGTTCTTCTGCTTACCGCTACAGTGTGGAACATGGTGGTGAGAACAGAATGAAACCTGGGCTTAGAAAAT ATGCCTGTGATCTCACACTGGACCCAAACACAGTAAACagacacctctctctgtctgaggagaacagaaaggtGACATGTACGAGAGAGGAGCAGTCATATCCTGATCACCCAGAGAGATTTGAGGATGATGAACAGGTGTTGTGTAGAGAGGGTCTGACTGGgcgctgttactgggaggtagagaggagtgggagatggGCTGATAtaggagtgacatataaaggaatCAGCAGGAGAGGAAGGGTTAATGACTGTGGGATTGGACAGAATGACAAGTCCTGGAGTCTGTTCTGCTCTGACAATAGTTACACAGCCAGGCACAATAATAATCTCACTACCAAATACGTCCCCTCCTCCAGATCCCACAGAGTAGGAGTGTATCTGGACTGGCCAGCTGGCACTCTGTCCTTCTACAGAGTCTCCTCTGACACACTGACCCACCGTTACACATTCCACACCACATTCACTGAGCCCGTCTATCCAGGGTTTAGTGTTTGTGATGACTCCTCAGTGTCCCTGTGTCAGGTGGTCCCTGTGTCAAACACAACATGA
- the LOC124025455 gene encoding NLR family CARD domain-containing protein 3-like isoform X2, translating into MSLSGEREEGVPASKMSLSGEHDTKAKSLIKQERPASPVPSCVSMKSDESMDPPIMFREGDISTEQSNQQERSESEILSGQSSQGQHIDLTSIFNLLEENIMTFVKTELKMFKRILSPELPEGFESQKQDKEVVDAEDEKQESSAREGALKITLHILRKMNQKELADTLEKNSDELAEICQRELKSNLKKKFQCVFEGIAKQGNPTLLNKIYTELYITEGGTGEVNNEHELRQIETTTRKQARPETAIKCNNIFKPLTGQDKLIRTVLTKGVAGIGKTVSVQKFILDWAEGKANQDVQFVFSFPFRELNLMKREKHTLIELLNHFSMETKQSRISNYDKYNVLFIFDGLDECRLPLDFQRNKICCDVTESTSVDVLMTNLINGNLLPSALLWITTRPAAANKIPSGCVDQVTEVRGFNDPQKEEYFRRRFSDDEDLASRIISHIKTSRSLHIMCHIPVFCWISAIVIEHMLKHKREEMPKTLTEMYTHLVVFHTKWKNEKYHWNQESILSLGKLAFQQLVKGNLIFYEEDLKEAGIDVNEASVYSGLCTQLFKEECGLYQDKVYCFVHLSIQEFLAAVYVFLSFINNNENLMAKPQSMFSYFFALFRYESDVTLYKSVVDKALQSETGNLDLFLRFLLGLSLESNQKHLGGLLTKTRSSSQSHEETVKYIKERIRENPSPERCINLFHCLNELNDHSLVEEIQRYLRSGSVSSDELSPSQWSALVFVLLTSEKELDVFDLKKYSRSEEGLLRLLPVVKVSRVALLSGCGVTEKSCASLASEVLKSNSSYLRELDLSNNDLKDSGVKLLSAGLGNPYCKLETLRLSGCLVTEEGCASLVSALKSKPSNLRELDLSNNDLKDSGVKLLSAGLGNPHCKLETLRLSGCLVTEEGCASLVSAPKSNPSHMRELDLSNNDLKDSGVKLLSAGLGNPHCKLETLRLSGCLVTEEGCASLVSALKSNPSHLRELDLSYNHPGDSGVRLLSAGLEDSHCRLENLNVEHGGENRMKPGLRKYACDLTLDPNTVNRHLSLSEENRKVTCTREEQSYPDHPERFEDDEQVLCREGLTGRCYWEVERSGRWADIGVTYKGISRRGRVNDCGIGQNDKSWSLFCSDNSYTARHNNNLTTKYVPSSRSHRVGVYLDWPAGTLSFYRVSSDTLTHRYTFHTTFTEPVYPGFSVCDDSSVSLCQVVPVSNTT; encoded by the exons CAACCAACaggagagatcagagtcagagattcTCAGTGGTCAGTCTTCCCAGGGTCAACATATAGACCTGACCTCCATATTCAAT TTGCTTGAAGAGAATATTATGACATTTGTGAAGACTGAGCTGAAGATGTTTAAGAGGATTCTCAGTCCAGAACTCCCAGAAGGCTTTGAGAGTCAGAAGCAGGATAAGGAAGTGGTGGATGCTGAAGATGAGAAGCAGGAGAGCAGTGCCAGAGAGGGAGCTCTGAAGATCACACTGCACATCCTGAGGAAAATGAACCAGAAGGAGCTTGCTGACACACTGGAGAAAA ATTCAGACGAGCTTGCTGAGATTTGCCAACGTGAACTCAAATCTAATCTAAAGAAGAAGTTTCAATGTGTATTTGAGGGGATCGCTAAACAAGGAAACCCAACACTTCTCAATAAGATCTACACAGAGCTCTACATCACAGAGGGTGGAACAGGAGAGGTCAATAATGAACATGAGCTGAGACAGATTGAGACAACAACCAGGAAACAAGCAAGACCAGAGACTGCAATCAAATGTAACAACATCTTCAAACCCTTAACTGGACAAGACAAACTTATCAGAACTGTGCTGACAAAGGGAGTCGCTGGCATTGGAAAAACAGTCTCTGTGCAGAAGTTCATTCTGGACTGGGCTGAAGGAAAAGCAAATCAGGATGTCCAATTTGTATTTTCATTCCCTTTTCGGGAGCTGAATTTGATGAAAAGGGAAAAACACACTTTGATTGAACTTCTCAATCACTTCTCAATGGAAACCAAACAATCAAGAATCTCCAACTACGACAAGTACAACGTTCTGTTCATCTTTGATGGTCTGGATGAGTGCCGACTGCCCCTAGACTTCCAGAGAAACAAGATCTGTTGTGACGTCACAGAGTCAACCTCAGTGGATGTTCTGATGACAAATCTCATCAATGGAAAtctgcttccctctgctctcctctggatAACTACCAGACCTGCAGCAGCCAATAAGATCCCTTCAGGGTGTGTAGACCAGGTGACAGAGGTACGAGGGTTCAATGACCCACAGAAGGAGGAGTACTTCAGGAGAAGATTCAGTGATGATGAGGACCTGGCCAGCAGAATCATCTCACACATAAAGACATCAAGGAGCCTCCACATCATGTGCCACATTCCAGTCTTCTGTTGGATTTCTGCAATAGTCATTGAACACATGCTGAAACATAAGAGAGAGGAGATGCCCAAGACTCTGACTGAGATGTACACACACCTTGTGGTGTTTCATACCAAATGGAAGAATGAAAAGTATCACTGGAATCAAGAGAGCATTCTGTCACTGGGAAAACTGGCTTTTCAACAGCTTGTGAAGGGCAATCTGATTTTCTATGAAGAAGACCTGAAAGAGGCTGGCATTGATGTCAATGAAGCCTCAGTGTACTCAGGATTGTGCACACAGCTCTTTAAAGAGGAATGTGGGCTGTACCAGGACAAGGTGTACTGCTTCGTGCATCTGAGCATTCAGGAGTTTCTGGCTGCTGTATATGTATTCCTCTCATTCATCAACAACAACGAGAATCTAATGGCCAAACCGCAATCAATGTTCAGCTACTTTTTTGCTCTGTTCAGATACGAGTCTGACGTTACTCTCTACAAGAGTGTTGTGGATAAAGCCTTACAAAGTGAGACGGGAAACCTGGACCTTTTCCTCCGCTTCCTTCTGGGCCTCTCACTGGAGTCCAATCAGAAGCACTTAGGAGGTCTACTGACAAAGACAAGAAGCAGCTCACAGAGCCATGAAGAAACAGTCAAGTACATCAAGGAGAGGATCAGGGAGAATCCCTCTCCAGAGAGGTGCAtcaatctgttccactgtctgAATGAACTGAATGACCATTCTCTAGTGGAGGAGATCCAACGCTACCTGAGATCAGGAAGTGTCTCCAGTGATGAACTCTCACCTTCACAGTGGTCAGCTCTGGTCTTTGTGTTGCTGACTTCAGAAAAAGAGCTGGATGTGTTTGACctgaagaaatactccagatcAGAGGAAGGTCTGCTGAGGCTGCTGCCAGTGGTCAAAGTCTCCAGAGTTGCTCT gctgtcaggctgtggaGTCACAGAGAAAAGTTGTGCTTCTCTGGCTTCTGAAGTTCTGAAGTCAAACTCCTCAtacctgagagagctggatctgAGTAACAATGACCTGAAGGATTCAGGAGTGAAACTTCTCTCTGCTGGACTTGGGAATCCCTACTGTAAACTGGAGACCCTGAG gctgtcaggctgtctagtcacagaggaaggttgtgcttctctggtctcagctctgaaGTCAAAGCCCTCAaacctgagagagctggatctgagtaacaatgacctgaaggattcaggagtgaagcttctctctgctggactggggaATCCCCACTGTAAACTGGAGACCCTGAG gctgtcaggctgtctagtcacagaggaaggctgtgcttctcttGTCTCAGCTCCGAAGTCAAACCCGTCACACATGAGAGAGCTGGATCTGAGTAACAATGACCTGAAGGATTCAGGAGTGAAACTTctctctgctggactggggaATCCCCACTGTAAACTGGAGACCCTGAG GCTGTCAGGATGTCTAGTCACAGAAGAAGGCTGTGCTTCTCTTGTCTCAGCTCTGAAGTCcaacccctcacacctgagagagctggacctgagttacaatcacccaggagactcaggagtcagactgctctctgctggactggaggATTCACACTGCAGACTGGAGAATCTCAA TGTGGAACATGGTGGTGAGAACAGAATGAAACCTGGGCTTAGAAAAT ATGCCTGTGATCTCACACTGGACCCAAACACAGTAAACagacacctctctctgtctgaggagaacagaaaggtGACATGTACGAGAGAGGAGCAGTCATATCCTGATCACCCAGAGAGATTTGAGGATGATGAACAGGTGTTGTGTAGAGAGGGTCTGACTGGgcgctgttactgggaggtagagaggagtgggagatggGCTGATAtaggagtgacatataaaggaatCAGCAGGAGAGGAAGGGTTAATGACTGTGGGATTGGACAGAATGACAAGTCCTGGAGTCTGTTCTGCTCTGACAATAGTTACACAGCCAGGCACAATAATAATCTCACTACCAAATACGTCCCCTCCTCCAGATCCCACAGAGTAGGAGTGTATCTGGACTGGCCAGCTGGCACTCTGTCCTTCTACAGAGTCTCCTCTGACACACTGACCCACCGTTACACATTCCACACCACATTCACTGAGCCCGTCTATCCAGGGTTTAGTGTTTGTGATGACTCCTCAGTGTCCCTGTGTCAGGTGGTCCCTGTGTCAAACACAACATGA
- the LOC124025455 gene encoding NLR family CARD domain-containing protein 3-like isoform X3, translating into MSLSGEREEGVPASKMSLSGEHDTKAKSLIKQERPASPVPSCVSMKSDESMDPPIMFREGDISTEQSNQQERSESEILSGQSSQGQHIDLTSIFNLLEENIMTFVKTELKMFKRILSPELPEGFESQKQDKEVVDAEDEKQESSAREGALKITLHILRKMNQKELADTLEKNSDELAEICQRELKSNLKKKFQCVFEGIAKQGNPTLLNKIYTELYITEGGTGEVNNEHELRQIETTTRKQARPETAIKCNNIFKPLTGQDKLIRTVLTKGVAGIGKTVSVQKFILDWAEGKANQDVQFVFSFPFRELNLMKREKHTLIELLNHFSMETKQSRISNYDKYNVLFIFDGLDECRLPLDFQRNKICCDVTESTSVDVLMTNLINGNLLPSALLWITTRPAAANKIPSGCVDQVTEVRGFNDPQKEEYFRRRFSDDEDLASRIISHIKTSRSLHIMCHIPVFCWISAIVIEHMLKHKREEMPKTLTEMYTHLVVFHTKWKNEKYHWNQESILSLGKLAFQQLVKGNLIFYEEDLKEAGIDVNEASVYSGLCTQLFKEECGLYQDKVYCFVHLSIQEFLAAVYVFLSFINNNENLMAKPQSMFSYFFALFRYESDVTLYKSVVDKALQSETGNLDLFLRFLLGLSLESNQKHLGGLLTKTRSSSQSHEETVKYIKERIRENPSPERCINLFHCLNELNDHSLVEEIQRYLRSGSVSSDELSPSQWSALVFVLLTSEKELDVFDLKKYSRSEEGLLRLLPVVKVSRVALLSGCGVTEKSCASLASEVLKSNSSYLRELDLSNNDLKDSGVKLLSAGLGNPYCKLETLRLSGCLVTEEGCASLVSAPKSNPSHMRELDLSNNDLKDSGVKLLSAGLGNPHCKLETLRLSGCLVTEEGCASLVSALKSNPSHLRELDLSYNHPGDSGVRLLSAGLEDSHCRLENLKTVCSSAYRYSVEHGGENRMKPGLRKYACDLTLDPNTVNRHLSLSEENRKVTCTREEQSYPDHPERFEDDEQVLCREGLTGRCYWEVERSGRWADIGVTYKGISRRGRVNDCGIGQNDKSWSLFCSDNSYTARHNNNLTTKYVPSSRSHRVGVYLDWPAGTLSFYRVSSDTLTHRYTFHTTFTEPVYPGFSVCDDSSVSLCQVVPVSNTT; encoded by the exons CAACCAACaggagagatcagagtcagagattcTCAGTGGTCAGTCTTCCCAGGGTCAACATATAGACCTGACCTCCATATTCAAT TTGCTTGAAGAGAATATTATGACATTTGTGAAGACTGAGCTGAAGATGTTTAAGAGGATTCTCAGTCCAGAACTCCCAGAAGGCTTTGAGAGTCAGAAGCAGGATAAGGAAGTGGTGGATGCTGAAGATGAGAAGCAGGAGAGCAGTGCCAGAGAGGGAGCTCTGAAGATCACACTGCACATCCTGAGGAAAATGAACCAGAAGGAGCTTGCTGACACACTGGAGAAAA ATTCAGACGAGCTTGCTGAGATTTGCCAACGTGAACTCAAATCTAATCTAAAGAAGAAGTTTCAATGTGTATTTGAGGGGATCGCTAAACAAGGAAACCCAACACTTCTCAATAAGATCTACACAGAGCTCTACATCACAGAGGGTGGAACAGGAGAGGTCAATAATGAACATGAGCTGAGACAGATTGAGACAACAACCAGGAAACAAGCAAGACCAGAGACTGCAATCAAATGTAACAACATCTTCAAACCCTTAACTGGACAAGACAAACTTATCAGAACTGTGCTGACAAAGGGAGTCGCTGGCATTGGAAAAACAGTCTCTGTGCAGAAGTTCATTCTGGACTGGGCTGAAGGAAAAGCAAATCAGGATGTCCAATTTGTATTTTCATTCCCTTTTCGGGAGCTGAATTTGATGAAAAGGGAAAAACACACTTTGATTGAACTTCTCAATCACTTCTCAATGGAAACCAAACAATCAAGAATCTCCAACTACGACAAGTACAACGTTCTGTTCATCTTTGATGGTCTGGATGAGTGCCGACTGCCCCTAGACTTCCAGAGAAACAAGATCTGTTGTGACGTCACAGAGTCAACCTCAGTGGATGTTCTGATGACAAATCTCATCAATGGAAAtctgcttccctctgctctcctctggatAACTACCAGACCTGCAGCAGCCAATAAGATCCCTTCAGGGTGTGTAGACCAGGTGACAGAGGTACGAGGGTTCAATGACCCACAGAAGGAGGAGTACTTCAGGAGAAGATTCAGTGATGATGAGGACCTGGCCAGCAGAATCATCTCACACATAAAGACATCAAGGAGCCTCCACATCATGTGCCACATTCCAGTCTTCTGTTGGATTTCTGCAATAGTCATTGAACACATGCTGAAACATAAGAGAGAGGAGATGCCCAAGACTCTGACTGAGATGTACACACACCTTGTGGTGTTTCATACCAAATGGAAGAATGAAAAGTATCACTGGAATCAAGAGAGCATTCTGTCACTGGGAAAACTGGCTTTTCAACAGCTTGTGAAGGGCAATCTGATTTTCTATGAAGAAGACCTGAAAGAGGCTGGCATTGATGTCAATGAAGCCTCAGTGTACTCAGGATTGTGCACACAGCTCTTTAAAGAGGAATGTGGGCTGTACCAGGACAAGGTGTACTGCTTCGTGCATCTGAGCATTCAGGAGTTTCTGGCTGCTGTATATGTATTCCTCTCATTCATCAACAACAACGAGAATCTAATGGCCAAACCGCAATCAATGTTCAGCTACTTTTTTGCTCTGTTCAGATACGAGTCTGACGTTACTCTCTACAAGAGTGTTGTGGATAAAGCCTTACAAAGTGAGACGGGAAACCTGGACCTTTTCCTCCGCTTCCTTCTGGGCCTCTCACTGGAGTCCAATCAGAAGCACTTAGGAGGTCTACTGACAAAGACAAGAAGCAGCTCACAGAGCCATGAAGAAACAGTCAAGTACATCAAGGAGAGGATCAGGGAGAATCCCTCTCCAGAGAGGTGCAtcaatctgttccactgtctgAATGAACTGAATGACCATTCTCTAGTGGAGGAGATCCAACGCTACCTGAGATCAGGAAGTGTCTCCAGTGATGAACTCTCACCTTCACAGTGGTCAGCTCTGGTCTTTGTGTTGCTGACTTCAGAAAAAGAGCTGGATGTGTTTGACctgaagaaatactccagatcAGAGGAAGGTCTGCTGAGGCTGCTGCCAGTGGTCAAAGTCTCCAGAGTTGCTCT gctgtcaggctgtggaGTCACAGAGAAAAGTTGTGCTTCTCTGGCTTCTGAAGTTCTGAAGTCAAACTCCTCAtacctgagagagctggatctgAGTAACAATGACCTGAAGGATTCAGGAGTGAAACTTCTCTCTGCTGGACTTGGGAATCCCTACTGTAAACTGGAGACCCTGAG gctgtcaggctgtctagtcacagaggaaggctgtgcttctcttGTCTCAGCTCCGAAGTCAAACCCGTCACACATGAGAGAGCTGGATCTGAGTAACAATGACCTGAAGGATTCAGGAGTGAAACTTctctctgctggactggggaATCCCCACTGTAAACTGGAGACCCTGAG GCTGTCAGGATGTCTAGTCACAGAAGAAGGCTGTGCTTCTCTTGTCTCAGCTCTGAAGTCcaacccctcacacctgagagagctggacctgagttacaatcacccaggagactcaggagtcagactgctctctgctggactggaggATTCACACTGCAGACTGGAGAATCTCAA GACTGTCTGTTCTTCTGCTTACCGCTACAGTGTGGAACATGGTGGTGAGAACAGAATGAAACCTGGGCTTAGAAAAT ATGCCTGTGATCTCACACTGGACCCAAACACAGTAAACagacacctctctctgtctgaggagaacagaaaggtGACATGTACGAGAGAGGAGCAGTCATATCCTGATCACCCAGAGAGATTTGAGGATGATGAACAGGTGTTGTGTAGAGAGGGTCTGACTGGgcgctgttactgggaggtagagaggagtgggagatggGCTGATAtaggagtgacatataaaggaatCAGCAGGAGAGGAAGGGTTAATGACTGTGGGATTGGACAGAATGACAAGTCCTGGAGTCTGTTCTGCTCTGACAATAGTTACACAGCCAGGCACAATAATAATCTCACTACCAAATACGTCCCCTCCTCCAGATCCCACAGAGTAGGAGTGTATCTGGACTGGCCAGCTGGCACTCTGTCCTTCTACAGAGTCTCCTCTGACACACTGACCCACCGTTACACATTCCACACCACATTCACTGAGCCCGTCTATCCAGGGTTTAGTGTTTGTGATGACTCCTCAGTGTCCCTGTGTCAGGTGGTCCCTGTGTCAAACACAACATGA